The Phycisphaeraceae bacterium genome segment TGACCCTGGCCATGGAGCTGGGCGCGGATGGCGTGCTGCTCAACACCGGCATCGCGCACGCCAGAGACCCTGTCCGCATGGCTCATGCCATGCGGGCGGCGTGCGAGGCCGGCTACCACGGAGCGCGCGCGGGACGGATTCCCAGGCGGATGTACGCCACCGCCTCCAGCCCGTGGGAGGGCGTCGTCACCTACGTGCCGGGCGAGTGATCGCCCTCGCCGCTCACCATCGCGGGGCGTCAGTGGCCCGGATGCAGCGCGCCATGCCCGGCGAGAATCGCCAGCACGTCCTCATCCGTCACTTCGCCGAAGTCCGCGTAGAACTGACCCACGGCCTGGAATCGCGGCGGAAGATCGAGGATCACCACCTCGTCGGCCTTCGACTCAAGCAGGCGGGCCGCCTCGGCGGATGCCACCGGCGCGGCGACCACCACCCGACCCGGCCGGCGGGCTTTCAGGCACTCCACCGCCGCCAGGAACGTCGCCCCCGTGGCGACGCCGTCATCCACCACGATGACCGTTCGACCCACGATCGGCTCGGCGGGGCGACCGGCCCGATAGCGTCGTTCACGCTCCCGCACCAGGGCCAGCTGCTGCTGCGCCAGCTGCGCCGCTTCAGCGTCCGTCACGCCCGTCAGCGCCACCGCGTCCGGCTGGAGCAGGATGACCGGCTCTCCCCCATCCGTCACCGCGCCGATGGCGAACTCGGGTTGACGCGGCGCGCCGATCTTGCGCACCACCAGCACATCCAACGGCGCACGCAGAGCGCGGGCCACTTCCGCCGCCACCACCACCCCACCGCGCGGCAGGCCCAGCACGATCGGATTGATGTATTCCCGCCCGGCGAGCACCGAGCCCAGCCGACGCCCGGCATCGGTCCGGTCCCTGAACATCATGCTTCAACCGCCCGGCGCGCTCATGCCGAGAACGACGACCCGCAACCGCACGAACTGGTCTGGTTGGGGTTGTTGAACACGAAGCCGCGCCCCATCACTTCGTCCTTGAAGTCGATCACGGTGCCGTTGAGGTAGAGGTAGCTCTTGGGGTCGCAGATGACGCGGATGGTGAAGGACTCCGCTTCCCCGCCCTCCGCGACGGCTGTCCCGCCCTGACCGCCGCCGTTCATTCCCGCGGCGACCGCGCGGGCGGGCCTGCGCGTGAAGGTGTACTCCCAGAGGTCATCGGTGTCCTTCTGGGCTTCGGTCAGGTCGAGGATGTAGGAGAAGCCGGCGCACCCGCCGCCCTTCACCCCCACGCGCAGCCGAACCTTCTCCGCATCCAGCCCCTGCTGCTCGATGATGTGGAAGATTTCGCGTGCGGCGGTTTCGGTGACGGTGACAGGCATGGTCGTTCCTCCGGGAAGGGACTGGTGATCCTAGGCGCGAAAGCGCTCCCCGCCCGGGCTTTTCGGACTCAAGACCGGCCTCTCTTCAGTCGATGTCAGCCGTGCCCCGGCGTCCATGACGCCGCCGGGGGGAGGGTCACGATGCCCCCAGCACCATTGCCCGACAACGAGGCGGACCGCCTCAGCGCTCTCCTGGCGCTCAACATGCTCGACTCGCCCCGAGAGGCCGACTTCGACGACCTGACCGCGCTGGCGGCTCACCTGTGCGACGCGCCGATCGCGGTCATTTCGCTGGTCGATTCCAACCGGCAGTGGTTCAAGTCCTGCCAGGGTCTCGATGTCAGCCAGACGCCCCGGGGGGTGTCGTTCTGCGCGTATGCGATCCTGAACCCCGCCGAGCCGCTGATCGTCCCCGACGCAACCCTCGACCCGCGCTTCGCCGACAGTCCGCTTGTCACCGGCGACCCGGGCATCCGCTTCTACGCGGGCATTCCGCTGGTGCTCTCCACCGGCGAGGCGATCGGCAGTCTGTGCGTGATTGATCGCCGACCTCGCACCATCGACGAGCGCCGCGTGGCCATGCTGCGCGTCGTGGCGCACCAGGTAACGGCGCAGATGGAGCTGCGGCGCAACATGGCGGCGCTGGAGCGCCAGGACGAGGCCCTGCGCCAGAGCGAGGAGCGCCACCGGGCCATCATCGACACCGCACTGGACGCCGTCATCACCATCGACGAGCGCGGACGCATCACCGGCTGGAACCGCGAGGCCGAGCGCATGTTCGGCTACAGGTCGTCCGAGGTGCTCGGGAGCACGCTGGACGAGAAGATCATCCCCCCCGCGCATCGGTCGGCCCACCGCGAGGGACTCAGACGCTACCTCGAAACAGGCGAGCAACGAGTCCTGAATCGACGCATCGAGTTGACCGCCATCGACCGGACGGGCCGTGAGTTTCCCGTCGAACTGGCGATCTGCCACGCCGGGCGGGGCGATCATCACTTCTTCAGCGCGTTTCTGCGCGACATCAGCGAACGCAAGCGCGGCGTCGAAGCCCTCCGCAAGGCCATGCTCGAAGCCCAGGCGGCCAACCGGGCCAAGAGCGACTTCCTGGCCAACATGAGCCACGAGATCCGCACGCCCATGACCGCCATCCTGGGCTACGCCGACCTGCTCCGGTCGCCCGATCTCGCCCCCGCGGAGCACGCCGATCATCTGCAGACGATCCGGCGCAACGGCGAGCACCTGCTGCAGATTCTCAACGACATCCTTGACCTCTCCAAGATCGAGTCGGGACGCATGGAGATCGAACACGTCCCGGTGGACGTATCCGCCGTGCTGGGCGACGTGATGTCGCTGATGCGACTTCGCGCCACCGAAAAGCGGCTGACCCTGCGGCTCGACTATGAGACGCCGATTCCTTCGGCGATCCTCGGCGATCCCACGCGGCTGCGGCAGATTCTGCTCAACCTGGTCGGCAACGCCGTCAAGTTCACCGATTCCGGGTCGGTCACCGTCACGGCGCGTCTCGATGAGCACGAGCCCGGCGGGCCGTGGCTGGAACTGATCGTCGCCGACACCGGCATCGGCATGACCGTGGAGCAGATCGGCCGCCTCTTCCAGCCCTTCACCCAGGGCGATGAGACCATGACCCGGCGCTTCGGGGGCACGGGACTGGGACTGACCATCTGCCACCGCCTGGCCCTGGGAATGGGCGGCTCGCTCGAGGTCGCCAGCACGCCGAACCGGGGATCAACCTTCACCCTTCGCGTGCCCACCGGACCCATCCAGAACGTCCCCCGCGTCACCGCCCCGGCGGACGGCGTGCTCGCGGACAGCGATCCCAAACCGGATTCGGTGTGCTGCGGCGAGCAACCCCCGCGCGTGCTGCTGGCCGAGGATGGCCCCGACAACCAGCGGCTCATCGCTCACATTCTGCGCCGGGCCGGATGCGAGGTGACAATCGCCAACAACGGACGAGAAGCAGTCGAGGCGGTCACGCGCTGCTGGGGCGCCGACCGCCTGACCGCACCCCCCTTCGACCTCATCCTGATGGACATGCAGATGCCCGAACTTGACGGGTACGGCGCCGCGCGGGAGCTTCGTCGACGGGGCTATCCGGGACGCATCGTCGCCCTGACCGCGCACGCCATGTCCGACGACCGGGCCAGGTGCCTGGCGGCGGGGTGCGACGACTACGCGCCCAAGCCCATCGACCGGGCCGCGCTCATCGCTCTGGTGCGGCCGCCCGTTCGATCCACATCGAGCACATCTTCACAAACCGCCTCCACGACCTGAGGCCACGAATGGACCGACTCTGGCTCCAGAATGTTGACTTCCTGCTGTTCGTGGTGGTGTGCGCGTCGGCCACCACCCTGGCGGTCTGGTGGCTGCGTCATCGGCGCGTCGGCGCTCCCGCCCGGTGGACCATCGCCCTGCTGGGGGTGGCGACGATGCTCGCCGCGTGGCCGGCCACGTCGGTGATGAAACAGATCGAATCCACGCGCCTCTCGCGGCTGGTGCGCGGCCTGGCGCCGACCTACGCCCGTGAACTGGAGCGCCTGGGGCACGCCCTGATCGGACCGGATACGTCGCCCGAAGACACCTCGTATCTCGCCATGATCGAGGCCCAGAAGCGATGGACCGTCGCCAACGGTGTCGTCGCCGACATCTACACATTCCGGCGCCTGCCCGATGAACGCATCGTGCTTGTCGTCGATTCCGAGACGGACTACGACGGCGACGGGCTCTTCATCGACGATCGCGAGCAACGGACCGCGATCTACGAGGAGTACCCCGAAACCAGCGATGCGCTGGAGCGTGCCTTCCTCGGTGAATCGACGTTCGACGACGTGCCGTACACCGACCGCTGGGGCACGTGGGTCAGCGCATTCGAACCGATCTACGACGACCAGGGGCGGGTCGAGGCGGTGCTGGGCGTGGACTACCCGGCGGAGGACTGGCTCAGCCACATCGCACTGGCGCGCCTGGGGGCCATGGGGCTGCTGCTGACGGTCTTCATCACCGTCACGTCCGGCATCGTGGTGGTGACGGGGGCGCGGGCCTCGCTGCGCAAGCGACTGGAGGCCGAGGATCGCGTGCGCGCCAGCGAGCAGCGGCTGCGCGCCTTCGTGGACGCCGCCCCGGAATGCGTGAAGATCCTGTCGCGCGACGCTCGCCTGATCGAGATGAACCCCGCCGGTCTCCGCATGATCGGCGCCGAGCGGCTGGAGCAGGTCATCGGCGTCAGCGCCTTTCCGCTGATCGCTGAGCGCGACCGCGAGCGGTTCCGGCGCTTCCACGAAGCGGTCTGCGCCGGGGAGGGCGGGCGCCTTGAGTATGAGATCGTCGGGCTCGACGGCCAGCAGCGCTGGATGGAGACCTCCGCCGTGCCGCTCATCAACCCCGCCTCCGGCGAGGTCGAGCACGTGGCGGTGACGCGCGACGTGACCCAGCGCCGACGCATCGAGGAGGACCGCCGGCGGCTGCTTCGGAACCTGAACGAGCGCGTCAAGGAGCTCACCGCCATGCAGAGCGTGCGGGCGGCGCTGGATGACGCCGGCGAGGACGAGATGGAGGCGCTTCGCGCCATCGCCGCCATTCTCCCGCCCGCCTTCCAGCACGCCGAACGATGCGCGGCGCGGCTCTCCATCGGCGAGCGGGTCATCGAGACCCCCGGATACTCCGATCGCTCACCCGCCCTCTCCGCAGCGTCGCTCCTCGATGACGGGCGGCTGCTGCGCGTGTCGGTGTCGTGCGCGACCGACCCGGACGGATCATCCGACGACGGCTTCATCGACGAGGAGCAGGCGCTTCTCGATTACGTGGCCAGCCACGTCAAGCATCACCTGGATCACCGGCAGGCCCTGCGGGCGCTGGCCGAGTCGGAGCGATTCGCACGCGGCGCGCTGGACGGGCTTTCCTCCCACATCGCCATCCTCGACGGGGATGGAACGATCATCGCGGTCAACCGCCAGTGGCGGAACTTCGCCGAGTCCAACCACGGCCTGGGCCAGCGCGTGGGCGAGGGGGTCAATTATCTCGATATCTGCGACCGCGCCGCCGCTGGCGGCGTCGAGGAGGCCGCCAGGGCCGCCGACGCCATCCGGCGCATCGCGCGAGGCGAGAGCGACTTCTTCCAGATTGAATACCCCTGCCATTCCCCGCATGAGAAGCGATGGTTCCTGATGCGCCTCACCCGCTTCGCGGGCGAGGGTCCGGTGCGCCTGGTGGTGGCTCACCTGAATATCACCGACCGCAAGCGCGCCGAGGAGGAGCTGCAGCGCGCCAAGGAGGCCGCCGAGGCCGCCAACCAGGCCAAGAGCGAGTTCCTCGCCAACATGAGCCACGAGATCCGCACGCCCATGACCGCCATCCTGGGCTTCGCCGGGCTGCTGCTCGACGAGGACCACACCCCCGAGGACCGACGCTCCCACCTGCACACCATTCGGCGCAACGGCGAGCACCTGCTGGAGATCATCAACGACATCCTCGACATCTCCAAGCTCGAGGCGGGACGCATGACCCTGGAGCTGGTGCCCACCAACCTGATCGGCGTGGTGCGCGACGTGGTCACCCTGCTGCGAAACCGGGCCGCGAACAAATCGCTCGACCTGCGCGCCGAGTTTGACGGCGCCATCCCCGACGTGGTCCGCACCGACCCCACGCGGCTGCGGCAGATCCTGGTCAACCTCGTCAGCAACGCCATCAAGTTCACCGAGCGGGGCGGCATCCGGATCGTCGTGAGCGCGGAGAGGCAGGAGGCCGCCTCACCGATGCTGCGGTTTGACGTAATCGACACCGGCATTGGCATTGACCCCGACGTCCTGCCGCGCCTTTTCGTGCCATTCCAGCAGGCGGACAACACCACCACCAGGCGCTTCGGCGGCACGGGGCTTGGGCTGTCCATCTGCCGACGCCTGGCGACCATGCTGGGCGGCTCCATCACCGTCGAATCCACGCCTGGCAGGGGGAGCACCTTCACCGTCCGCGCGTCGCTGCACGCCATGCCCGAAACACACTGGATCGAGAACCCCGTCATCCACGAGGCCGACCCCGCCACCCCGACTGAGACCCGGGCGTCATCGAAGGCGATGGCCGCGTCACCCGGACGGCGCCTTCTGCTGGCCGAGGACGGACCTGACAACCAGCGGCTCATCCGTCACCTGCTTGCTCGGGCGGGTCATCGCGTGGACGTGGCCTCGGACGGAGGTCAGGCCGTGGACATGGCGCTGGCGGCTCTGCACGCGGGCCATCCATATGACGCGCTTCTCATGGACATGCAGATGCCCGTGATCGACGGTTATGAAGCGACCCAACGCCTCCGACAGGCGGGCTATGACCGCCCCATCGTGGGTCTGACCGCTCATGCCATGACGGGCGATCGCCAGAAGTGCCTTGACGCCGGGTGCGATGACTACCTCGCCAAGCCGGTCAACCCGGATCATCTGCTGACGGTGATCGGGCTCGTGTGCGCCGCGCCAGCCGACACGCGGGGCGGGTTCCGTTGATGCGAGGCCATCGTGTGAATCGGCCCCACGCTTCCGTGAGGCGGGCGCTTCCCGTCATCACCCGCGCCCCATCACCACCGCCGCATTCTGACCGCCCATGCTGGTCACCATGACCAGCACAT includes the following:
- a CDS encoding phosphoribosyltransferase, which translates into the protein MMFRDRTDAGRRLGSVLAGREYINPIVLGLPRGGVVVAAEVARALRAPLDVLVVRKIGAPRQPEFAIGAVTDGGEPVILLQPDAVALTGVTDAEAAQLAQQQLALVRERERRYRAGRPAEPIVGRTVIVVDDGVATGATFLAAVECLKARRPGRVVVAAPVASAEAARLLESKADEVVILDLPPRFQAVGQFYADFGEVTDEDVLAILAGHGALHPGH
- a CDS encoding response regulator, producing MDRLWLQNVDFLLFVVVCASATTLAVWWLRHRRVGAPARWTIALLGVATMLAAWPATSVMKQIESTRLSRLVRGLAPTYARELERLGHALIGPDTSPEDTSYLAMIEAQKRWTVANGVVADIYTFRRLPDERIVLVVDSETDYDGDGLFIDDREQRTAIYEEYPETSDALERAFLGESTFDDVPYTDRWGTWVSAFEPIYDDQGRVEAVLGVDYPAEDWLSHIALARLGAMGLLLTVFITVTSGIVVVTGARASLRKRLEAEDRVRASEQRLRAFVDAAPECVKILSRDARLIEMNPAGLRMIGAERLEQVIGVSAFPLIAERDRERFRRFHEAVCAGEGGRLEYEIVGLDGQQRWMETSAVPLINPASGEVEHVAVTRDVTQRRRIEEDRRRLLRNLNERVKELTAMQSVRAALDDAGEDEMEALRAIAAILPPAFQHAERCAARLSIGERVIETPGYSDRSPALSAASLLDDGRLLRVSVSCATDPDGSSDDGFIDEEQALLDYVASHVKHHLDHRQALRALAESERFARGALDGLSSHIAILDGDGTIIAVNRQWRNFAESNHGLGQRVGEGVNYLDICDRAAAGGVEEAARAADAIRRIARGESDFFQIEYPCHSPHEKRWFLMRLTRFAGEGPVRLVVAHLNITDRKRAEEELQRAKEAAEAANQAKSEFLANMSHEIRTPMTAILGFAGLLLDEDHTPEDRRSHLHTIRRNGEHLLEIINDILDISKLEAGRMTLELVPTNLIGVVRDVVTLLRNRAANKSLDLRAEFDGAIPDVVRTDPTRLRQILVNLVSNAIKFTERGGIRIVVSAERQEAASPMLRFDVIDTGIGIDPDVLPRLFVPFQQADNTTTRRFGGTGLGLSICRRLATMLGGSITVESTPGRGSTFTVRASLHAMPETHWIENPVIHEADPATPTETRASSKAMAASPGRRLLLAEDGPDNQRLIRHLLARAGHRVDVASDGGQAVDMALAALHAGHPYDALLMDMQMPVIDGYEATQRLRQAGYDRPIVGLTAHAMTGDRQKCLDAGCDDYLAKPVNPDHLLTVIGLVCAAPADTRGGFR
- a CDS encoding PAS domain S-box protein gives rise to the protein MPPAPLPDNEADRLSALLALNMLDSPREADFDDLTALAAHLCDAPIAVISLVDSNRQWFKSCQGLDVSQTPRGVSFCAYAILNPAEPLIVPDATLDPRFADSPLVTGDPGIRFYAGIPLVLSTGEAIGSLCVIDRRPRTIDERRVAMLRVVAHQVTAQMELRRNMAALERQDEALRQSEERHRAIIDTALDAVITIDERGRITGWNREAERMFGYRSSEVLGSTLDEKIIPPAHRSAHREGLRRYLETGEQRVLNRRIELTAIDRTGREFPVELAICHAGRGDHHFFSAFLRDISERKRGVEALRKAMLEAQAANRAKSDFLANMSHEIRTPMTAILGYADLLRSPDLAPAEHADHLQTIRRNGEHLLQILNDILDLSKIESGRMEIEHVPVDVSAVLGDVMSLMRLRATEKRLTLRLDYETPIPSAILGDPTRLRQILLNLVGNAVKFTDSGSVTVTARLDEHEPGGPWLELIVADTGIGMTVEQIGRLFQPFTQGDETMTRRFGGTGLGLTICHRLALGMGGSLEVASTPNRGSTFTLRVPTGPIQNVPRVTAPADGVLADSDPKPDSVCCGEQPPRVLLAEDGPDNQRLIAHILRRAGCEVTIANNGREAVEAVTRCWGADRLTAPPFDLILMDMQMPELDGYGAARELRRRGYPGRIVALTAHAMSDDRARCLAAGCDDYAPKPIDRAALIALVRPPVRSTSSTSSQTASTT
- a CDS encoding iron-sulfur cluster assembly accessory protein: MPVTVTETAAREIFHIIEQQGLDAEKVRLRVGVKGGGCAGFSYILDLTEAQKDTDDLWEYTFTRRPARAVAAGMNGGGQGGTAVAEGGEAESFTIRVICDPKSYLYLNGTVIDFKDEVMGRGFVFNNPNQTSSCGCGSSFSA